In Hermetia illucens chromosome 1, iHerIll2.2.curated.20191125, whole genome shotgun sequence, one genomic interval encodes:
- the LOC119660868 gene encoding pupal cuticle protein Edg-78E-like — MFRFVVLSVAALALTGAEQYATPEATAEIKSYVSDIHPDGSYQFAYDTTNGIAAQEQGVGSQHAAGAFSYTSPEGHPIQLSYTADEHGFHPEGAHLPIPPPIPDYILRSLEWNAAHPEEEHQQYAAGPHEISQVAHVTPLPQVAHADAGYKH, encoded by the exons ATGTTCAGATTT GTTGTGCTTTCCGTTGCTGCGCTCGCTTTGACTGGGGCTGAGCAGTATGCCACTCCAGAAGCTACTGCCGAAATCAAAAGTTATGTGAGTGATATTCATCCGGACGGCTCATATCAGTTCGCTTATGATACCACTAATGGAATAGCTGCTCAGGAACAAGGTGTTGGCTCGCAACATGCCGCCGGTGCATTTTCTTACACCTCCCCGGAAGGTCATCCCATTCAACTTTCTTACACCGCGGATGAGCACGGATTCCATCCGGAAGGGGCTCATTTGCCAATTCCTCCACCAATTCCAGATTACATCTTAAGGTCTTTGGAATGGAATGCTGCCCATCCAGAAGAAGAGCATCAACAGTACGCGGCCGGTCCACATGAAATTTCCCAAGTGGCACATGTAACACCGTTGCCACAAGTGGCGCACGCCGATGCTGGTTACAAGCATTGA